A genomic window from Daphnia carinata strain CSIRO-1 chromosome 9, CSIRO_AGI_Dcar_HiC_V3, whole genome shotgun sequence includes:
- the LOC130698076 gene encoding sulfotransferase 1E1-like: MSDANWKYEFHEIPKTKEEAFKQLFTGYNEGLVKSEPGGFVMPPTYGRNAEKIYRMQPRSDDVWLVTFPKCGTNWTCELLWLLQNNCDFESAGKTGLIIRTPFLEMPYLSSQMHAMKHMFMNVDKVEQLPSPRIIRPHLPFYLLPPRLLDTAKVVYVARNPKDVIVSYYFHHKLIKLHGYTGSMEEFAQFFMDDEVAYAPFFPHILDAWSKRHHPNMHFMFYEDMKRDLRGEILKVAAFLGKSLTDEELEKLAEHLRFDNFQKNESVNNESGKKTGAMNQDGHFIRKGKTGDWKNHFSPELNEQIDKWIEKNLAGTDLTFVTELEHQD; the protein is encoded by the exons ATGTCTGACGCAAATTGGAAATACGAATTTCACGAGAtacccaaaacaaaagaagaagctttTAAGCAACTCTTTACCGGCTATAATGAAGGTCTCGTGAAGAGTGAACCTGGCGGATTCGTCATGCCGCCGACGTACGGCCGCAACGCCGAAAAGATTTACCGGATGCAACCGAGGAGTGACGACGTCTGGCTCGTTACTTTCCCTAAATGTG GAACTAATTGGACCTGCGAATTGTTGTGGTTGCTGCAAAACAATTGCGATTTCGAATCGGCCGGAAAAACGGGGCTCATCATCCGGACGCCATTCTTAGA AATGCCTTACTTGAGCTCACAAATGCATGCCATGAAACACATGTTTATGAATGTCGATAAAGTGGAACAACTTCCTTCTCCGAGAATCATCCGGCCCCATTTGCCCTTTTATTTGCTGCCACCACGGTTGCTAGATACAGCCAAG GTAGTTTACGTTGCTCGCAATCCAAAGGATGTCATCGTTTCTTATTACTTCCATCACAAATTGATCAAATTGCACGGATATACTGGATCTATGGAAGAGTTTGCTCAATTTTTTATGGATGATGAAG tTGCATACGCCccttttttcccacacattcTGGACGCTTGGTCCAAACGTCATCATCCCAACATGCATTTTATGTTCTACGAAGACATGAAAAGG GATCTGCGCGGAGAAATCTTGAAAGTGGCCGCTTTTCTTGGCAAGTCACTCACTGACGAGGAACTGGAAAAATTGGCTGAACACTTGCGTTTTGACAATTTCCAGAAAAATGAATCAGTCAATAACGAATCTGGTAAAAAGACTGGAGCTATGAATCAAGATGGCCATTTTATCCGCAAAG GCAAAACAGGAGACTGGAAAAACCATTTCAGCCCAGAGTTGAACGAACAAATCGACAAGTGGATCGAAAAGAACTTGGCCGGAACTGATTTGACCTTCGTCACTGAACTAGAGCATCAAGATTAA
- the LOC130698178 gene encoding probable ubiquitin carboxyl-terminal hydrolase FAF-X: protein MNATEEAECESFTTCIICTETFDDEEKPPKQLPCYHIICLRCLQEIYRAGLVKCPLCRQNHRCHQGVERLPTSQLTLYIIRSDRKSRYPQSTIPSRNLVVESLVKGLMDNYSPNDDAFFGELRNITQLVVRDPTRSLDRVWKLQDKFKDNRTDVSTFLQTIAACARQMAQQHLDYLISDVQARWLSDNTQRLNLLDFLHKLYYEGRNEQLTAKVMDVVAGFVFCADTSDEFIDPCIDKMILNDELTSFLFHHWLITCAQTIQLQPGQRLALAAMKLLRHLCYLFAVTQAASNNHHHNTDEFKELVLVHYKNIYRYVDQNWQVFGHVIAGFVTYVQECRSPGNDNIHIAAVEERVAFLFVFLKYGEMCMDEFAASSVWVCLTDVAISNSNSALCFQWFADIVGNSLVHPKAIQRIFHQHILKLDPRQMTNQTAVFMYCFERFFRAVQCAEGDTFTEGVIDPRPGLEFLLKIVLYAQVTVAHRAFNLAKETIIYLGPRLLSHRVDVNNDALSGFLDRFKDEYLNNRERLLQCGGELNLMNGLVEFLERQAISRISDVMQVPQRFDNANTIFLLMIKKNGRNLGTIYINFSPRFPCAEFVQALGTFCYAIPRKFGQRIVNSKKDTCIRLEMKNAMFQPVVHDMISYRNWLDPANYAQRACQVGITSIKAGSGRNEGRVKGWQFVFFLHDIPPSACKSKKSLLFGNVIQGIDVVKSLSCSNLTTSHFSDGLRFILKSVN, encoded by the exons ATGAATGCCACTGAAGAAGCTGAGTGCGAAAGTTTCACCACCTGTATCATTTGTACCGAAACGTTTGACGATGAAGAAAAACCACCAAAACAATTGCCTTGCTATCACATTATCTGTTTGCGATGTCTTCAG GAAATCTATAGGGCTGGATTAGTCAAATGTCCCTTATGTCGCCAAAATCACCGTTGCCACCAAGGAGTTGAGAGATTGCCAACCAGTCAGCTGACCTTGTACATCATTCGGTCGGATAGGAAATCGCGATATCCACAATCGACTATCCCCTCCAGAAA tttgGTGGTAGAATCATTGGTTAAGGGGTTAATGGATAATTACTCACCGAACGATGATGCATTTTTCGGAGAGTTGCGCAACATTACCCAATTGGTCGTCAGGGATCCAACTAGATCTTTGGATCGCGTTTGGAAATTGCAAGATAAATTTAAAGATAATAGAACGGATGTCTCGACATTTCTTCAAACTATTGCAGCTTGTGCGCGTCAGATGGCTCAGCAACACTTGGATTACCTTATCTCTGATGTGCAG GCTCGTTGGCTATCCGATAACACACAGCGACTAAATTTATTAGACTTTCTTCACAAATTGTACTACGAGGGACGTAACGAGCAATTAACAGCTAAA GTAATGGATGTTGTAGCTGGCTTTGTGTTTTGCGCCGACACATCGGATGAATTCATCGATCCCTGCATCGACAAAATGATTTTGAACGACGAATTAacatcctttttgtttcatcattgGCTAATCACCTGCGCTCAGACTATCCAATTGCAGCCAGGGCAACGACTGGCGTTGGCAGCCATGAAACTGCTGCGTCATCTCTGCTACTTGTTTGCTGTAACACAAGCCGCATCAAATAATCACCACCACAATACCGACGAGTTCAAGGAACTCGTTTTGGTACACTACAAGAATATTTATAGATATGTCGATCAAAACTGGCAAGTATTCGGCCATGTCATAGCTGGATTCGTCACTTACGTGCAAGAATGTCGATCCCCAGGCAATGACAATATCCACATTGCAGCTGTTGAAGAAAGAGTGGCCTTTCTCTTCGTATTCCTTAAGTATGGCGAAATGTGCATGGATGAATTTGCAGCCTCTTCCGTCTGGGTTTGCTTGACGGACGTGGCTATTTCCAATTCAAATTCGgcactttgttttcaatggtTTGCCGACATTGTTGGAAATTCCTTGGTGCATCCAAAAGCCATCCAGCGCATTTTCCATCAGCACATTTTGAAATTGGATCCTCGTCAGATGACAAATCAAACGGCTGTTTTCATGTACTGTTTCGAACGTTTCTTCCGGGCTGTCCAGTGCGCAGAAGGAGACACCTTTACGGAAGGTGTAATAGATCCTCGTCCTGGACTAGAGttccttttgaaaattgttCTATACGCCCAAGTAACCGTTGCGCACAG AGCGTTTAACTTAGCGAAGGAGACAATCATCTACCTGGGTCCACGATTGCTATCGCACCGTGTCGACGTTAACAATGACGCCCTTAGTGGCTTCCTAGATCGATTTAAAGACGAATATTTGAACAATAGAGAACGTCTTTTGCAGTGCGGTGGAGAATTAAATTTGATGAATGGCCTGGTCGAATTCCTAGAACGACAAGCTATTTCAAGAATTTCAGATGTTATGCAGGTGCCCCAAAGGTTTGATAACGCCAATACCATTTTTCTTCTGATGATCAAGAAGAACGGCCGCAATCTGGGAACGATTTACATCAACTTTTCGCCGCGTTTTCCTTGCGCCGAATTTGTCCAGGCTTTGGGAACGTTCTGCTATGCTATTCCAAGAAAATTTGGACAGCGCATTGTTAAC TCGAAGAAAGACACGTGCATCAGGTTGGAAATGAAGAACGCCATGTTCCAGCCTGTTGTGCACGACATGATCAGTTATCGCAATTGGTTGGATCCTGCGAATTACGCCCAAAGGGCTTGTCAGGTGGGCATTACCAGCATCAAGGCTGGTTCTGGTAGAAACGAAGGCCGCGTCAAAGGATGGCAATTTGTCTTCTTCCTTCATGATATACCGCCGAGTGCCTGCAAATCGAAGAAGTCACTGCTGTTTGGCAATGTCATTCAAGGCATCGATGTAGTCAAGTCACTCAGCTGTTCAAACCTCACAACTTCCCACTTTAGCGATGGACTCCGCTTTATCCTAAAATCtgttaattga
- the LOC130698116 gene encoding LOW QUALITY PROTEIN: sulfotransferase 1A3-like (The sequence of the model RefSeq protein was modified relative to this genomic sequence to represent the inferred CDS: inserted 1 base in 1 codon) yields MSRFDDEKFKQLQLKVKFNVIPKTRLKTFSKLFTGXPLGLAKSEPGNFVMTTIYAENAEKIYRMKPRSDDVWLLTFPKCGTTWTSELLWLVKNDCDTDRAAKIPLHARAPFLEMGYLSAADGPMKKIMMTVDKVDKLPSPRVIRPHLPMYLLPPDLLETSKVVYVARNPKDVIVSYYFHHKLFKLHGYTGDLEEFAEIQSVRHNLFESQHAIQKMPSFDDEQLKQPQLKVKFNVIPKTRLKKFNQLFAGYKTGLAQSDPGKFVMTTLYAKHAEILYRMEPRADDIWLLTFPKCGTTWTSELLWLLMNDCDTEKAKTTQLTTRTPFIEVPFLNPVTELSPEAMQMLKSYEKMPSPRIFKSHLPFYLLHPKLLDTSKVVYVARNAKDAIVSFYHHHKLLKLHDFQGNLEEFADYFMEDEVLYAPFFPHVLDAWSKRNHPNMHFMFFEDMKKDLKGQISKVAMFLNQSPTDEQLDKITEHLRFDNFQQNEAVNNEAGKKVGWLNPDGRFIRKGKTGDWKNHFSAELNSRIDQWIEKNLAGSDLKFVTELEQQD; encoded by the exons ATGTCGCGCTTCGACGATGAGAAATTCAAGCAGCTCCAACTAAAAGTCAAATTTAATGTGATTCCAAAAACGAGATTGAAAACGTTCAGCAAACTGTTCACTG TACCGTTGGGGCTGGCGAAGAGCGAGCCGGGCAACTTCGTCATGACTACCATATACGCGGAAAATGCCGAGAAAATTTACCGCATGAAGCCGAGGAGCGACGACGTTTGGTTACTCACATTCCCCAAATGCG GTACAACGTGGACTTCTGAGTTGCTTTGGTTAGTGAAAAATGACTGCGACACGGATAGAGCCGCCAAAATTCCGCTACACGCCCGAGCTCCTTTTCTCGA GATGGGTTACTTGAGCGCAGCGGACggaccaatgaaaaaaatcatgatgACAGTTGACAAAGTGGATAAGCTTCCATCACCTAGAGTTATCCGACCGCATTTGCCGATGTACCTCCTCCCACCAGACCTGCTCGAAACAAGCAAG GTGGTTTACGTCGCACGCAACCCAAAAGATGTCATTGTTTCTTACTATTTCCATcacaaattattcaaattgcATGGATATACCGGAGATTTAGAAGAATTTGCTGA AATTCAATCAGTGAGGCACAATCTGTTCGAAAGTCAACACGCAATCCAAAAAATGCCTAGCTTCGACGATGAGCAACTCAAGCAACCCCAGCTGAAAGTTAAGTTTAACGTTATTCCAAAAACAAGgttgaaaaaattcaatcaattgTTCGCCGGTTACAAGACGGGACTTGCTCAGAGTGATCCTGGCAAATTCGTCATGACTACGTTGTACGCAAAGCATGCAGAAATACTCTACCGAATGGAACCAAGAGCTGACGACATCTGGCTACTGACTTTCCCAAAATGCG GTACAACATGGACATCTGAGCTTTTGTGGCTGTTGATGAACGATTGTGACAcagagaaagcaaaaacaactCAATTAACGACTCGTACGCCATTTATAGA GGTACCATTCCTAAATCCGGTAACCGAACTATCACCAGAGGCGATGCAGATGCTAAAGTCTTACGAAAAAATGCCATCTCCACGTATTTTCAAAAGTCACTTGCCATTTTACTTACTCCACCCCAAACTACTAGATACCTCAAAA GTGGTTTACGTAGCACGGAATGCCAAAGACGCCATTGTTTCATTCTATCACCATCACAAATTGCTGAAACTGCACGATTTTCAGGGAAACCTAGAAGAATTCGCTGATTACTTTATGGAAGACGAAG TGTTGTACGCGCCTTTTTTCCCTCACGTACTGGACGCTTGGTCAAAACGTAATCATCCCAATATGCATTTCATGTTCTTCGAAGACATGAAGAAG GACTTGAAAGGACAAATATCGAAAGTTGCGATGTTTCTTAATCAGTCGCCAACTGACGAGCAATTGGACAAGATAACTGAGCACTTGCGATTCGATAATTTCCAACAGAACGAAGCAGTCAACAATGAAGCCGGAAAGAAAGTGGGATGGTTGAATCCTGATGGCAGGTTTATACGTAAAG GTAAAACGGGAGACTGGAAAAACCATTTCAGTGCGGAATTGAACAGCCGAATCGACCAGTGGATTGAGAAGAATTTGGCCGGAAGTGATTTAAAGTTCGTGACAGAACTAGAGCAACAAGATTAA